In Limisalsivibrio acetivorans, one genomic interval encodes:
- a CDS encoding S8 family peptidase produces MGILIFFSVFYLVISSEGIGNIIFQELMSKPEDTARAGIKENSKSVPDTGLVANDNYTVEIDELVQSKITNDPLSKLQWNLRSVYGDDYAENYNEINNNAPREVIVAVIDRSVNVKHDDLRNRVTEGWNFRTGKKDSTESYDNKTPNSSVYHGGCVASIIGAETGNGIGMAGIFSKAVIMPISTNLDNMANAIKYAVENGAEVIHIGGGVDELIIPTYFTENENKFRTGLYSEKNIDILKSIRSALDYAYEEDIVVVTGAGNTGTWENYMMPASTRTISVGPHNIHDCISSHASYSFTYEIFAPGGSRKKINNFREIYSHLNLSDKIIFSSHNANFDDVLCAVGKDKYSYLTLGSAAIPHVSAAVALIKSYKPESSVEEVRNILQMSSEGLDSCRNLLEGLGGRLSIYNIYKLLVNEDD; encoded by the coding sequence TTGGGCATACTCATATTCTTCTCTGTTTTTTACTTAGTGATTTCAAGTGAAGGTATTGGAAATATTATATTTCAAGAGTTGATGAGCAAGCCTGAAGATACTGCCCGAGCTGGAATTAAAGAAAATTCAAAATCAGTTCCTGATACTGGTCTAGTAGCAAACGATAACTACACCGTTGAAATAGATGAATTGGTTCAATCAAAAATTACTAATGACCCTCTATCAAAATTACAATGGAACTTGCGTTCAGTTTATGGTGATGACTACGCTGAAAACTATAATGAGATAAACAACAATGCCCCGAGAGAAGTTATAGTTGCTGTAATAGATCGAAGCGTGAATGTAAAGCATGATGACTTGCGTAACAGAGTAACAGAGGGATGGAATTTTAGGACTGGTAAAAAGGATAGTACGGAGAGTTATGATAACAAAACTCCGAATTCTTCTGTTTACCATGGAGGATGCGTAGCCTCTATCATTGGGGCAGAAACTGGAAATGGGATTGGAATGGCTGGCATTTTCAGTAAGGCTGTCATTATGCCGATAAGCACTAACTTAGACAATATGGCTAATGCTATTAAATATGCAGTAGAGAATGGAGCAGAAGTTATTCATATAGGTGGAGGTGTAGATGAATTAATTATTCCCACATATTTTACTGAAAATGAAAATAAGTTCCGTACCGGCTTATACAGCGAAAAAAATATAGATATCTTGAAAAGTATCCGCTCTGCATTAGATTACGCATACGAAGAAGATATTGTTGTTGTAACAGGAGCTGGTAATACAGGCACTTGGGAAAACTATATGATGCCCGCCAGCACTAGGACAATAAGTGTAGGCCCCCATAATATACATGACTGCATTTCTTCTCATGCTTCATATTCTTTTACATATGAGATTTTTGCGCCCGGGGGTAGTAGGAAAAAGATTAACAATTTTAGAGAAATTTACTCTCACCTTAATCTGAGTGATAAAATAATTTTTAGTAGCCACAATGCGAATTTTGATGATGTATTGTGTGCTGTTGGTAAAGATAAGTATTCATATCTGACACTTGGTTCAGCTGCAATACCCCATGTATCTGCAGCTGTAGCATTGATAAAGTCGTATAAACCTGAATCATCAGTAGAAGAAGTCCGAAATATTTTACAAATGAGTTCTGAAGGCTTGGACAGTTGCAGGAACTTGCTAGAAGGGCTCGGGGGCAGGCTAAGCATATATAATATTTACAAATTATTAGTAAATGAGGACGATTGA
- a CDS encoding response regulator encodes MIRILLVDDDPVTRKRYDHTLLKIKDVETEHAENGKEAVEKARANKPDIVIMDYLMPVMNGMEASKLLIQMFPDIVLIVSTTMRKEKLTEDMLSAGAVLLIHKPVNPNMLRLTIENFSDIISQKRYAAERKREIEESRDEVALPPVILKPEEPIYEKKEIVGPGGRKLTRIESKLLEKSTLSGIGTDKFFQNYGSDFSDEVDTIIDLSEEISGYILTVSNNHRLEDINTLGAKMHELSVVLNSFREFPAVVYSLNTFASMLERFDKSCMSAYNLSQLVEILTQFDDVLQEWCNIIFINRDTDNINFIDNLILTYSLQLDVIDC; translated from the coding sequence ATGATAAGAATTTTATTGGTAGACGATGACCCAGTTACAAGAAAAAGATACGACCACACACTTCTGAAGATCAAGGATGTAGAAACCGAACACGCCGAGAACGGCAAAGAGGCTGTGGAAAAGGCAAGGGCTAATAAACCCGATATCGTAATAATGGACTATCTTATGCCCGTTATGAACGGTATGGAGGCCTCAAAGCTTCTTATCCAGATGTTTCCCGATATTGTCCTTATTGTTTCTACCACAATGCGTAAGGAGAAACTTACGGAGGATATGCTCAGTGCGGGTGCGGTTCTTCTCATCCACAAGCCTGTAAACCCCAATATGCTAAGGCTGACCATAGAGAACTTCTCCGATATAATATCCCAGAAACGCTATGCGGCTGAACGCAAAAGGGAGATAGAAGAGAGCAGGGATGAGGTGGCCTTGCCCCCTGTTATCCTCAAGCCCGAAGAGCCGATCTACGAGAAGAAGGAGATAGTGGGCCCCGGAGGAAGGAAGCTTACCCGGATTGAAAGCAAACTCCTTGAAAAAAGTACCTTATCAGGGATAGGAACGGATAAGTTCTTTCAGAACTACGGCTCCGATTTCAGTGATGAGGTAGATACCATCATTGACCTTTCCGAGGAGATAAGCGGCTACATCTTAACCGTGTCAAACAACCACCGCCTTGAGGATATAAACACCCTCGGAGCAAAGATGCATGAGCTTTCCGTTGTCCTGAACTCCTTCCGTGAGTTTCCGGCTGTCGTTTACTCCCTTAACACCTTTGCCTCAATGCTGGAGCGTTTTGATAAAAGCTGTATGAGTGCGTATAACCTGTCCCAGCTGGTGGAAATACTTACCCAATTTGACGATGTTCTCCAGGAGTGGTGCAATATTATCTTCATAAACAGGGATACTGATAACATTAACTTTATTGACAACCTTATACTTACATACAGCCTCCAGCTCGATGTGATCGATTGCTGA
- a CDS encoding PLP-dependent aminotransferase family protein codes for MRVKEQYRYEKVQERILELIRGGHLSTGDKVPSLRQMSREMGLSVTTVMKAYVDMEQDGILEAKPQSGFYVAGNSSIPSVQCGGERKIEVRRVDKFSMMFSVCNSMSNPDLVQFGGALPALDLLPSAELARTTKYILNNRNDYNSFEKFNGNPELRHNIAYLMTQNGSNPHRDDIIITSGATEGISHALRVLTKPGDIVAVETPLHFGYVRTLETLGVYCLEIPTSPETGMDIDSLDDMLQKHDIKAVLLQANFSNPLGCLMPEENKKRLVRLCEGRGVTVIEDDIYGELPHSETRPSSLFSYSETGDVIYVSSFSKTLAPSFRIGWVCPGRHYEEIMNMKLTTVLDTSRITQLAISDYLATGKYSRYIVKVRKTYWQQIARYRNMIAESFPEGTRITNPSGGYILWVELPGETDTFEVYRKAMEEGIGTVPGYLFTTGENYKNYMRINCGTPLNERYSSALKKLGSICADVAGA; via the coding sequence ATGCGGGTTAAAGAGCAGTACAGATACGAGAAGGTACAGGAACGTATACTTGAGCTTATCAGGGGAGGGCATTTATCTACCGGCGATAAGGTTCCATCTTTGCGTCAGATGAGCCGTGAAATGGGTCTTTCTGTAACTACTGTAATGAAGGCATATGTAGATATGGAGCAGGATGGTATTCTGGAGGCGAAGCCCCAGTCCGGATTCTATGTTGCAGGGAACAGCTCGATCCCTAGTGTACAGTGCGGCGGCGAACGGAAGATTGAGGTTCGCAGGGTGGATAAATTCAGCATGATGTTTAGTGTATGCAACTCCATGTCCAACCCGGATCTCGTTCAGTTTGGCGGTGCGCTGCCTGCCCTTGATCTTCTTCCCTCTGCTGAGCTTGCAAGAACAACCAAGTACATATTGAATAACCGAAATGACTACAACTCCTTTGAGAAGTTCAACGGTAACCCCGAACTCCGCCATAATATCGCCTATCTTATGACACAGAACGGTTCCAATCCTCACCGTGACGACATAATAATTACCAGCGGTGCAACGGAGGGGATCTCCCACGCTTTAAGGGTGCTCACCAAACCGGGTGACATCGTGGCAGTGGAAACACCTCTGCATTTCGGATACGTCAGAACACTTGAAACACTGGGTGTATATTGCCTGGAGATACCAACATCGCCTGAGACCGGCATGGACATAGACAGTCTGGATGACATGCTCCAGAAACATGATATAAAAGCAGTTCTGCTACAGGCGAACTTCAGCAACCCCCTCGGCTGTCTCATGCCCGAAGAGAACAAGAAGCGTCTGGTCAGGCTGTGTGAAGGTAGAGGCGTAACCGTTATTGAGGATGATATATACGGCGAACTCCCTCACTCCGAAACGAGGCCGAGCAGTCTTTTTTCATACTCAGAAACGGGTGATGTAATCTACGTTTCATCCTTCAGCAAGACCCTCGCACCCTCCTTTCGCATAGGCTGGGTATGTCCCGGAAGACATTATGAGGAGATCATGAACATGAAGCTGACCACAGTTCTGGATACCTCACGGATAACCCAGCTTGCCATAAGCGATTATCTCGCCACTGGAAAATACAGCAGGTACATAGTCAAGGTGCGCAAAACTTACTGGCAGCAGATAGCAAGGTACAGAAATATGATCGCAGAGAGCTTTCCCGAGGGAACGAGGATAACTAATCCCTCTGGAGGATACATACTCTGGGTGGAGCTTCCCGGCGAAACAGACACCTTTGAGGTATACAGGAAAGCTATGGAGGAAGGTATAGGAACCGTTCCCGGCTATCTTTTCACAACGGGAGAAAACTATAAGAATTATATGCGCATAAACTGCGGAACACCGTTAAACGAACGCTACAGCAGTGCCCTCAAAAAACTTGGGAGTATTTGTGCTGATGTGGCCGGTGCTTAG
- the budA gene encoding acetolactate decarboxylase translates to MQQLLKTFIIFVTFVTYSFAGEVFQYSTITALMEGVYDGDYPARELEDSSLIGLGTFNALDGEMVIMDGLVYQVNVEGEVIPVSPDTKTPFAVAAVFEPKAEDKAEGVDCSLLLEKTAELARSRNALLAYSIEGVFEHVKTRSVPAQKKPYPRLVDAVAEQRFFEFNDVKGRMVGFRFPEYMDGVNVPGFHTHFLNEKRTGGGHLVDCTVKEAYISVMEADVFTLIIPGSEDFGGYTSEGSEGELEAIEVR, encoded by the coding sequence ATGCAACAATTATTAAAAACTTTTATCATTTTTGTTACTTTTGTCACCTACTCTTTCGCAGGGGAGGTTTTCCAATACTCCACAATAACCGCTCTTATGGAGGGTGTTTACGACGGGGATTATCCCGCACGTGAGCTTGAGGATTCCTCCCTCATAGGCCTTGGAACCTTCAATGCCCTTGACGGTGAGATGGTTATAATGGACGGGCTCGTTTATCAGGTAAATGTGGAGGGTGAGGTTATACCTGTTTCACCCGATACAAAGACCCCCTTTGCCGTTGCTGCTGTTTTTGAGCCGAAGGCGGAGGATAAGGCGGAGGGGGTGGACTGCTCACTCCTGCTGGAGAAAACCGCCGAGCTTGCCAGGAGCAGGAATGCCCTTCTTGCCTACAGCATAGAGGGTGTTTTTGAACATGTGAAGACAAGGAGCGTCCCGGCTCAGAAGAAGCCGTATCCGAGGCTGGTGGATGCGGTGGCGGAGCAGAGGTTCTTTGAGTTTAATGATGTTAAGGGGAGGATGGTAGGCTTCCGTTTCCCCGAATACATGGATGGAGTAAACGTTCCCGGCTTCCATACCCACTTCCTCAACGAAAAGCGCACCGGAGGGGGGCACCTTGTGGACTGCACCGTAAAGGAAGCTTACATAAGCGTTATGGAGGCGGATGTTTTTACTTTGATAATTCCCGGCTCAGAGGATTTCGGCGGCTACACCTCCGAAGGGAGCGAGGGTGAGCTTGAGGCTATCGAGGTACGCTAG
- a CDS encoding response regulator: protein MRTVLVLLVFLADVLACSWFFAQMSADKRLLEEDILASLSTEYQSAYHRFTSEIPEIYRLIDENEGVLRAMSIASSQPERIEEARRMLAESFFDTYSALARLGFWQIHFHLPDTTSLMRMHKRGKYGDVLGDFRYSIYLANIEKQTVEGLEVGRTFNSYRFVYPLSYEGEHVGSVGLSICAMHFTHMMLDVYGGYYYFATHKDYTENRLSKDSMEKYKPTPFSDDYLYDKDIESEDCSPPASTRFPEDIFNIFNEQLRAEASGEIEAKESFVYHKNINGIEMAASFLPVEDVSGDRTSYVVKYSEEPGFTSIRNDFYRKIAYTNLMALLIAGILMLMENNRRKVLEINEALNEKIREQEEFEEELKKAKEEAEVANRSKDMFLANMSHEIRTPMNGIIGMNSLLLNTSLTQEQKEYAETVATSAESLLVIINDILDFSRIEAGQMELENIEFNINEAVESTVDALTLRAHQKDLYIAFLVDSSIPAMVSGDPWRLRQIIVNLLGNAVKFTDKGGIYFEVVPEKVTQSYVKLVFRVNDTGIGIPEDRVDKLFDSFSQADISMSRKYGGSGLGLAISKKLTEMMGGEIGCDSDEGIGSTFWFSAVFERADSPPVVIDDRLRDRRVLVVDSNKSCAYSTAEKLKALGCSVDYSVNLEEALDILRKSAAGNRHFEAAVVSSGFALNETPELIRFRESAESFSCRLIMCIPLGQHISETRILDAGFHGHVFRPVKRHYLKRNLLRVLGYNVEDEPHSKQAGVFENLDNGVNRRDKIILLAEDNVVNQKLALKLLDKLGYNVELADNGLSVLDMMMENEYDLVLMDIQMPGLSGIEATIKIRNTETGVKNPDVPIVAMTAHAMKEDKDKFLEAGMDDYLSKPFRPEELVEILNKYLYEKENGNGQRESEKEQIFNAPELMSLMGEKELFYDVINMFIADTDEKLEDLEKAVSMVKPWDIQNLAQYIKGASGDVTAEAMRSAALELEIAGKEEDMMRASEKLKELREEFEHFKKAVNPIISL from the coding sequence TTGAGGACTGTTCTGGTTCTTCTTGTGTTTCTTGCTGATGTCTTGGCGTGTTCATGGTTTTTTGCACAGATGTCTGCTGATAAACGTCTTCTTGAAGAAGATATCCTCGCTTCGTTAAGCACAGAGTATCAGAGCGCCTACCACAGGTTTACCTCAGAAATACCCGAGATCTACAGGCTGATCGATGAAAATGAAGGGGTTCTTAGGGCGATGTCCATAGCCTCCTCACAGCCGGAGCGTATCGAAGAGGCAAGGCGCATGCTTGCCGAAAGCTTCTTTGATACTTACTCTGCCCTTGCAAGGCTGGGTTTCTGGCAGATACACTTCCATCTCCCAGACACAACCAGCCTGATGCGTATGCATAAAAGGGGGAAATACGGCGACGTACTGGGCGATTTCCGCTATTCAATCTACCTCGCAAATATTGAAAAACAGACAGTAGAGGGACTTGAGGTTGGCAGAACATTCAACTCATACAGGTTCGTCTACCCCCTGAGCTACGAAGGGGAACACGTGGGGAGTGTCGGCCTGAGCATCTGCGCCATGCATTTCACCCATATGATGCTGGATGTATACGGCGGCTACTACTATTTTGCAACCCATAAAGACTATACTGAAAATCGGCTTTCCAAGGATAGTATGGAGAAATACAAGCCCACACCCTTCTCAGACGATTACCTTTACGACAAAGATATCGAATCTGAGGACTGCTCCCCCCCGGCATCCACAAGATTCCCCGAAGATATATTCAACATCTTCAATGAGCAGTTGAGGGCAGAAGCTTCCGGCGAAATCGAAGCAAAAGAATCCTTCGTTTACCACAAAAACATAAACGGCATAGAGATGGCTGCCTCCTTTCTCCCGGTAGAGGATGTTTCCGGCGACAGAACCTCATATGTTGTTAAGTACTCCGAAGAGCCCGGGTTCACCTCCATTCGCAACGACTTTTACAGAAAGATAGCCTATACAAACCTTATGGCTTTGCTGATCGCAGGAATACTGATGCTGATGGAGAACAACAGGCGCAAGGTTTTAGAGATAAACGAAGCACTCAATGAGAAGATACGCGAACAGGAAGAGTTCGAAGAGGAACTGAAGAAAGCGAAGGAGGAGGCAGAGGTTGCAAACCGCTCCAAGGATATGTTCCTTGCAAATATGAGCCACGAGATCCGTACACCGATGAACGGAATTATTGGCATGAATAGCCTGCTGCTTAACACCTCGCTCACTCAGGAGCAGAAAGAATACGCAGAGACCGTCGCCACATCGGCGGAATCCCTTTTGGTAATAATAAACGACATCCTCGATTTTTCCCGTATTGAGGCGGGGCAGATGGAGCTTGAAAATATTGAGTTTAATATTAACGAGGCTGTGGAAAGTACCGTTGATGCACTCACACTAAGGGCACACCAGAAGGATCTATACATCGCATTTCTTGTGGACTCAAGTATCCCCGCCATGGTTTCAGGTGATCCATGGAGGCTTAGGCAGATCATCGTGAACCTTCTTGGTAACGCTGTAAAATTCACCGACAAAGGAGGTATATATTTCGAGGTTGTTCCTGAAAAGGTGACACAGAGTTATGTGAAGCTCGTTTTCCGTGTGAACGATACCGGCATAGGCATCCCCGAAGACAGAGTGGACAAGCTCTTTGACTCCTTCTCCCAGGCGGATATCTCAATGTCCAGAAAGTACGGGGGCTCCGGCCTTGGCCTTGCCATATCAAAAAAACTCACAGAGATGATGGGGGGAGAGATCGGCTGCGACAGTGATGAGGGTATCGGCTCAACCTTCTGGTTTAGTGCAGTTTTTGAAAGGGCTGATTCACCCCCCGTTGTTATCGATGATAGGCTCAGGGACAGGAGAGTGCTCGTTGTGGATAGCAATAAGAGCTGTGCCTATTCCACTGCGGAGAAATTAAAGGCGCTCGGTTGCAGTGTTGATTATTCTGTAAATCTGGAGGAAGCCCTTGATATACTAAGGAAATCCGCTGCAGGAAATAGACATTTTGAGGCTGCCGTTGTCTCCTCCGGATTTGCACTCAATGAGACGCCGGAACTTATAAGGTTCCGTGAAAGCGCAGAAAGTTTCAGCTGCAGGCTCATAATGTGCATACCCCTTGGCCAGCATATATCCGAAACACGCATACTTGATGCAGGCTTCCATGGTCATGTGTTCCGCCCTGTTAAGAGGCACTACCTTAAGCGGAATCTGCTCAGAGTGCTCGGCTACAATGTGGAGGATGAGCCGCACAGTAAACAGGCCGGTGTTTTTGAGAACCTCGACAATGGTGTTAACAGAAGAGATAAGATTATCCTCCTTGCAGAGGATAATGTTGTTAACCAGAAGCTGGCTCTCAAACTGCTGGATAAGCTAGGCTACAATGTTGAGCTTGCGGATAACGGGCTCAGCGTTCTAGATATGATGATGGAGAACGAGTACGACCTTGTCCTTATGGATATACAGATGCCCGGACTCAGCGGTATAGAGGCGACAATAAAGATCAGAAACACTGAAACAGGGGTAAAAAACCCCGATGTCCCCATAGTAGCTATGACAGCCCATGCCATGAAGGAGGACAAGGACAAGTTTCTCGAAGCGGGTATGGATGACTATCTTTCCAAGCCCTTCCGTCCGGAGGAGCTTGTGGAGATACTGAATAAGTACCTTTACGAAAAAGAAAACGGCAACGGCCAGAGGGAATCAGAAAAGGAGCAGATATTTAATGCACCCGAACTCATGTCTCTCATGGGCGAGAAGGAGCTCTTCTACGATGTTATAAACATGTTCATCGCCGACACCGATGAGAAGCTGGAGGATCTGGAAAAGGCTGTGAGTATGGTTAAGCCTTGGGATATCCAGAACCTTGCCCAGTATATCAAAGGAGCTTCGGGGGATGTTACCGCCGAGGCTATGCGCTCTGCTGCCCTTGAGCTTGAGATTGCAGGAAAGGAAGAAGATATGATGAGGGCCTCCGAAAAGCTTAAGGAGCTTCGTGAAGAGTTCGAGCACTTCAAAAAAGCGGTTAACCCGATAATCTCGCTCTAA
- a CDS encoding DUF2917 domain-containing protein, producing MAKKSLKLTLDKSNIMSMNGLRTADIECCSGALWVTGGEGDMILSAGERKRIRVDGKLIIEGRAERSSICIGHF from the coding sequence ATGGCAAAGAAAAGTCTTAAACTAACTCTGGACAAGAGTAATATCATGTCGATGAACGGTCTTCGTACTGCCGATATTGAATGCTGTAGTGGTGCTCTCTGGGTAACTGGCGGTGAGGGTGATATGATCCTGTCCGCTGGTGAAAGAAAGAGGATCCGTGTGGATGGGAAGTTAATAATTGAGGGGAGAGCAGAGCGCTCAAGTATCTGTATAGGTCATTTTTGA
- a CDS encoding ATP-binding protein, with protein MKLRTKVTLILSLTSLATLIIIAVYSYSFLLKTFTGMEKKLTDRMGAQVVNMIDMRFDSLQTLSTELCQEMAQQVIQNNPSRLSGKLENHIADCILAAQGMSLNTICTEGNEDLGEALSYAFLENREIRRQLNSNGSVTGISETETGYVMLSASNSKSTEGEPVQILSAALIDEPFIRSLGSALEYSLKLTEEFPLEGQDNIESSYGKVLRTPIDSMDDSEMVLVYRDLASLPAFGIQYTYQRPFYNATLLTVHKLVTFIVIIMGITIPLTLFLLQRSVFRRLTGNINLINEIGNTGDIGRRIPNGGDDEIGNLIQSINWMLEKLEQNQNYIQENQKAQVEAETENRMKTAFLANVSHEIRTPINGIIGMTELLMETTLDSTQLELVQILDNENRALFSLINNVLDLSKIEAGKLELEETPFSISSVVEPMVKSHVLKARKKGLDFFLFIDPSIPRSLMGDPGKIRQTLTNLISNSIKFTSKGNITLKLSLMDKRGDSVEILFEVIDTGAGIALEKQMSIFESFSQEDASTTRRYGGTGLGLSIVKSLVHLMGGKISLESEKDAGSRFYFTLRLRKDPEGDVELDRTFEGMPVVTVTDSEEMRFILSKYYSALGIESTFVQRPEDACAVGDQCRMIVLDAGKNEREEINMLERFSAGCSCDNAVKVLLSYPDKRVNRYLLEEHSFAGVMTKPTGIEGLVDMLYALDEKKDGAIIISEDHEKDKIIRTEPGKTFHILLVDDYPVNQTVALRHLVRSGLKVDLAENGRDAVEMFKENKYDLILMDIQMPVMDGFSATKLIRAFEKGLEGYSVESRTPIIALTAHAQQGYREKCKANEMDDYITKPLRKETLVTQVFKWLRREDDSKHEELPQDEHQREEMADCPLDYNELMEDFGGDRDFILELVGDFLTVNRAKLILMKQAIKDAHGETLSDMAHAVKGGAKSIAARCLARQCAEMEELGSYGDFKKAAETYPLVIEELEKIRVMLAEETGEDVHDPFS; from the coding sequence ATGAAGCTCAGAACAAAAGTTACCCTTATACTAAGCCTGACCTCCCTGGCAACGCTTATCATAATCGCTGTTTATTCTTACAGCTTTCTCCTGAAAACCTTCACAGGAATGGAGAAAAAACTTACCGACAGGATGGGGGCACAGGTTGTCAATATGATAGATATGCGTTTTGACTCCCTTCAAACACTCTCCACAGAGCTGTGCCAGGAAATGGCGCAACAGGTTATACAAAACAATCCCTCACGCCTGTCGGGGAAATTGGAGAACCACATTGCGGACTGCATACTTGCAGCCCAGGGAATGTCCCTGAATACGATCTGTACCGAAGGAAACGAGGACTTAGGAGAGGCTCTTAGCTATGCCTTTCTCGAAAACAGGGAGATACGCAGGCAGCTTAACAGTAACGGTTCCGTAACAGGTATCTCGGAGACAGAGACCGGTTATGTCATGCTCAGTGCATCGAATTCAAAGAGTACGGAGGGGGAGCCTGTTCAGATACTCTCTGCGGCTCTTATCGATGAGCCGTTTATTCGCTCCCTCGGTTCCGCCCTTGAATACTCCCTTAAACTTACGGAGGAGTTCCCCCTTGAAGGCCAAGACAACATAGAATCATCCTACGGCAAGGTTTTAAGAACACCCATCGACAGTATGGACGACTCGGAGATGGTCCTCGTATACAGGGATCTGGCTTCATTACCCGCCTTCGGGATACAATACACCTACCAGCGCCCCTTTTATAACGCAACCCTGCTTACCGTGCACAAGCTTGTGACCTTCATAGTTATAATAATGGGAATAACCATACCGCTTACTCTCTTTCTGCTCCAGCGTTCCGTTTTCAGACGTCTCACAGGCAACATAAATCTTATAAACGAGATTGGAAACACCGGCGACATAGGTAGAAGGATACCCAACGGAGGGGATGACGAAATAGGTAATTTAATCCAGTCTATCAACTGGATGCTCGAAAAGCTTGAGCAGAACCAGAACTACATTCAGGAAAATCAGAAAGCTCAGGTTGAGGCGGAGACGGAGAACAGGATGAAAACAGCCTTCCTCGCCAATGTGAGCCATGAGATAAGAACCCCCATCAACGGTATCATAGGCATGACCGAACTGCTCATGGAAACAACACTGGACAGTACCCAACTCGAACTTGTGCAGATACTGGATAACGAGAACAGAGCGCTTTTCAGCCTCATCAACAATGTTCTTGACCTCTCCAAGATAGAGGCGGGCAAGCTTGAGCTTGAGGAGACACCGTTCTCTATCTCCTCCGTTGTGGAGCCGATGGTAAAGAGCCATGTACTCAAGGCGAGGAAGAAGGGACTCGATTTCTTCCTGTTTATAGACCCATCCATCCCCCGTTCGCTCATGGGGGACCCCGGTAAAATACGACAGACACTGACAAACCTTATAAGCAACTCAATCAAGTTCACCTCGAAGGGGAACATCACTCTAAAGCTGAGCCTTATGGATAAAAGGGGGGACAGTGTTGAGATCCTCTTTGAGGTAATAGACACTGGAGCGGGTATCGCACTCGAAAAACAGATGAGCATATTCGAAAGCTTCTCTCAGGAGGATGCCTCTACAACAAGAAGATACGGAGGAACGGGGCTTGGCCTTTCGATTGTCAAAAGCCTTGTACACCTGATGGGCGGCAAGATCTCCCTTGAGAGCGAAAAGGATGCTGGGAGCCGGTTCTATTTCACTCTTCGGCTCAGAAAGGATCCCGAAGGGGATGTCGAGCTGGACAGAACCTTCGAAGGGATGCCCGTTGTCACTGTTACAGACTCCGAGGAGATGCGATTCATCCTGAGCAAGTACTACTCCGCTCTGGGCATTGAATCCACCTTTGTACAGAGGCCTGAGGATGCCTGTGCTGTGGGTGATCAGTGCAGGATGATAGTTCTGGATGCCGGTAAGAATGAAAGGGAAGAGATTAATATGCTCGAACGTTTCAGTGCGGGATGCAGTTGCGACAACGCCGTTAAGGTTCTTCTGAGCTATCCCGACAAGCGTGTTAACCGTTATCTCCTCGAGGAACACAGCTTTGCCGGAGTTATGACGAAGCCCACCGGAATCGAAGGTCTTGTGGACATGCTCTACGCCCTTGATGAAAAGAAGGACGGAGCCATCATCATCAGCGAGGATCATGAAAAGGACAAGATAATCCGTACTGAGCCTGGCAAAACATTCCATATACTCCTTGTGGACGACTACCCCGTTAACCAGACCGTGGCTCTGCGCCATCTTGTAAGAAGCGGCCTTAAGGTGGACCTTGCGGAAAACGGGCGTGATGCGGTGGAGATGTTCAAGGAGAACAAATACGATCTTATCCTGATGGATATTCAGATGCCCGTCATGGACGGCTTCTCCGCCACAAAGCTCATAAGAGCCTTCGAAAAAGGACTGGAGGGGTACTCCGTTGAATCCAGAACACCGATAATCGCCCTTACAGCCCACGCCCAGCAGGGGTACAGGGAGAAGTGCAAGGCCAACGAAATGGATGACTATATAACAAAGCCCCTTAGGAAGGAGACCCTCGTTACCCAGGTGTTTAAATGGCTTAGAAGGGAAGATGACAGCAAACATGAGGAGCTACCTCAGGATGAGCACCAAAGGGAGGAGATGGCGGACTGCCCTCTCGATTATAACGAACTCATGGAGGACTTCGGAGGGGACAGGGACTTTATCCTCGAACTTGTCGGAGACTTCCTTACGGTGAATAGAGCCAAGCTGATACTCATGAAGCAGGCGATCAAGGATGCACACGGCGAAACGCTATCTGATATGGCCCATGCGGTGAAAGGTGGAGCCAAAAGTATCGCCGCAAGGTGCCTTGCGAGGCAGTGTGCGGAGATGGAGGAGCTTGGAAGTTACGGCGACTTCAAGAAAGCCGCCGAAACCTACCCCCTTGTTATTGAGGAGCTTGAGAAGATACGGGTTATGCTGGCTGAGGAAACGGGGGAGGATGTTCACGATCCCTTCTCCTAG